Genomic segment of Rhodococcus rhodochrous:
CGAGTACAGCAGGATCAGTGCCAGCGCACCGATGGCCCAGTGAGCACCGTGCTCGAGGTACACGTAATCGGACAGCGTGCCCTTGCGCACCAGGAAGATGGTGATCGAGCGGACGAACATCGCGCCGATGAAGCCGAGGCCCAGGGCGATGATGATCGGGTCGGACGTGATGGCGAAGGCGCCGATGACGCCGTCGAACGAGAACGACGCGTCGAGCACCTCGAGGTAGAGGAACAGGAAGAAGCCTGCCTTACCGGTGGCCTTCGCGAGACCGCTCGGTCCGCCTTCGGGCTCCTCGCCCTCCTCGGGGACGTGGAACATCTCGCCGAGCCCGTTGACCGCGATGTAGGTGATCATGCCGAGCGCGCCGGCGATCATGACGGTCGAGACCTTGTCCTCGGGCGCGATGACGGTGGCCGTGATGAGCAGCAGGGCGGTGGCGACGACGACCTCGAGTTGCTCGAGCTTGCCGGCCTTCGCGAGCGGACGTTCGAGCCAGTCGAGCCACTTGATCTCGCGCTCTTCGAGGATGAAGTGCAGGAAGAGCATCAGGAGGAACATGCCGCCGAATGCCGCGATCTGCGGATGCGCGTCGGTGATCAGGGTCTCGTAGCTGGGATCCCCGTTCGGGAAGTAGGCGGCTCCGTCCGGCGGCGGATTCAACGCGAGGTCGAGTGCCGCGATGGGGCCGAGCCCGGACGCGATCCACACGATCGCGAGCGGGAACACCAAACGCATACCGAAGACGGCGATGAGGATGCCGACGGTGAGGAAGATCTTCTGCCAGAACTCGCTCATCCGGCGCAGCACGGTCGCGTTGATGACCGCGTTGTCGAACGACAGCGAAACCTCGAGGATGCCGAGGATCACGCAGAGGAAGAGAGCTTGCGGGCCGCCGTAGAGGAACGCCACCACGAGAGATATGACGGTGACGGCCATCGACGGACCGAATATTCGCAGAACCACGAAGCGTGGCCTTTCTAATCGGAATCAGGGCGTTGCAGGGTGGTTACTGCACATCGGTTCCGGCTTCGGCACTGCGACCGAAGCCGGAACCCGAAGAAACGAACTAGACGTTGACGCCGTAGTCGCGGGCGATACCCGCGAGGCCGGACGCGTAGCCCTGGCCGATGGCGCGGAACTTCCACTCCGCACCGTTGCGGTACAGCTCGCCGAAGACCATGGCGGTCTCGGTCGAGGCGTCCTCGGACAGGTCGTAACGAGCGAGTTCGTTGCCGTTCGCGCGGTCGACGACGCGGATGTACGCGTTGCGGACCTGGCCGAACGACTGGCTGCGGGAATCGGCATCGTAGATCGAGACGGGGAAGAAGATGCTCTCGATGTTCGCCGGGACGGCAGCGAGGTCGACGTTGATGACCTCGTCGTCGCCTTCACCCTCACCGGTGCGGTTGTCGCCGGCGTGCTCGATGGCACCGTCGGGCGACTTGAGGTTGTTGAAGAAGACGAAGTGCTGGTCGGAGACGACCTTCTTGTCGGCCCCGGTGGCGATGGCGCTGGCATCGAGGTCGAAGTCGGTGCCGGTGGTGGTGCGTACGTCCCAGCCCAGACCGACGGACACTGCCGTCAGGTTCGGAGCTTCCTTGGTGAGGGAGACGTTTCCGCCCTTGGTCAAGCTGACGCCCATGCGGGGTCCTTTCGATCGTTCCAACGGTCGACGTACCGGTACAGGGCACGCCCGGTGTGCGTTGCTCCCCACCCTAGTTGTTGGCGTGGGGTACGCCCATATCCACTATGCCCGGTCCCGCGGACCACTTCCGTAGCCCGCACGAACCACGGTTCCGACCGGCGGAAAGGTGACGGATCGGCCCGGTGGACGTGCGCCCAGTACCATTCGGTTCTGTGGCGAGCCGATGGACGCGCCGCCTGTTCGGCGGGGGAAACACGGAAGATCCCGCGGCTCGTCGTGCACACGATGCGATGGTCGCGGCGTTCCTCGACATGGACAGACGCCAGTCCGTCATCGAGGCCGGTGTGGCCGCGTCCTACGAGCTCGAACCCGAGCGGCACCTGCTCGGTCGGTGGGATCCCATCCGGCAGGCGTGTTATCGCGCCGGTGAGACGTATCTCCAACTGGCAGTGACGGATCCGGAGCAACCGCTCGCACCTGCTCCGGCCTACGAGCAGGCACTGCGACAGATCACCGAAGCAACACGAACACTTGATGAATTCTTCGGAAACAACCGGGGTCACCTCGAGCACATGACGGCCGTGGCGAACACCGTGCCCGAGCTGGCGCACCGGATGCGCACCGAGGCGCGCAAGACCCTTGCCGAGGTGGAGTCTCCGGATTTCGTTGCTTTTGCGCACTATCCGTCGGTTCGATCCGCCACCGAAGCGCTCGAGAAAGCTCTGAACAGCCTCGATGCGGCACACGGCGTGGGCGCGATCCGCACGGCTGCCCTCCGGGTCGAGGAAGCGACCACCGCCCTGCTCGACGCCCTTGCCGCAGCCCCGGGACGCCGCGACGAGGCCGCCCGCACCCTCGCCTCGGTCACCACCAGGATCGGAGCGGTCCGGACCCGCACGGAAGGCCTCGCCCCGGCCTTCTCCGCGCTGCTGCGCGAGTTCAATGCGGCCAGCTCCGCCGACCTGTCCGGGAACGAGAAACAGGCCGCCGAACTGCTCGCTCGCGCGGAGGACCAGCTCGGACGCGCACGGGCGGCGGCGAAGGACGGCCGCCCCGAGGAAGCCCTCGAGCTGGTCGCGGCGATCCGCGCCGAACTGTCACGTGCCGAGGAACTCGTCGACGCCGTGACCGCACGACTCGCTACGCTGCGTTCCGTCCGGCAGAATCCGGGGGCCAAGGTCGACGAGGTGCGGTTCCGCCTCCGTGACGCACAACACCTGGCCGTGCAGCGCGGTCTCACCGCAGAATGGGGTTCCGTTCTCGACTCGCAGTTGAGCCGGATCGACAGGGCAGTCGACGCACTCACCGGGGTGCACCCCGACTACTGGGCCTACGTCAGAGATTTGGATGCGGTGTCGACCTTCATCGCAGGAGTGGTCGATCGGATGAGAGGACGGACCGAGAACGCATGAGGGGGGCCACGCTTACCGAAGTGCGCGCCATGCAGCACTTTCGGCATCTCGACGGCGCGACGCTGGACGAGTTGTTCCTGCACCGTCCGCAGCCGTTCGGGCACAGCGACGATCGCGACCGCCTGGCGACCGCTCTCGGCGCCACGCTCTACGTCCCCGCGACGCGCGGTGATCTCGTCGCGACCATCACGAAGCGTGCGGCCGAGGGCGTGACGTCGATGGTGCTCGACCTCGAGGACGCCGTCGCCGACGACGAGGTCGAGCACGGCCTGCAGAACGCCGTCGCAACACTCGATGCGCTCGCCGACAGCGGACCGTCGACGATGATGGTGTTCGTCCGTGTCCGCACTGCCGACGGCGTCGGACGGATCGCGTCGATGCTCGGCGCCGGCAAGGCGGTGCTGACCGGGTTCGTGGTGCCCAAGTTCACCGCACGCACCGGTCCCGCCTTCCTCGAGGCGGTCGCCGCGGCATCGGAACTGCTCGACCGTCACCTCTACGCGATGCCCGTGATCGAATCGGCCGAGGTCGTCCACCGCGAGACCCGGGACGGCGAATTGCGTGCGATCTCCGGCATCCTCGCCGAGCATCGCGACCGCGTCCTCGCCGTCCGAATCGGCGCGACCGACATGTGCGCGACCTTCGGTATCCGACGCGACCGCGACCTGACGATCTACGACGTACGGGTCGTCGTCGACGTGATCGCCGATGTCGTCAACCACCTCGGACGTACCGACGGAACAGGTTTCGTCATCACCGGACCCGTCTGGGAGTACTTCGCCGATCACGAACGCATGTTCCGTCCGATGCTGCGCTCGACACCTTTCGAGGAGCAGGACGCGGTGTTGTTCCGTCAGCAGCTCGTCAGCCGCGACCTCGACGGTCTGCTGCGCGAGATCGCGCTCGACCGCGCCAACGGCATCCAGGGCAAGACCGTCATCCATCCGTCGCATGTCGCTGCGGTACATGCCCTGTCGGCCGTGACACACGAGGAGTTCCACGATGCGACCGACATCCTCGATCGCGACACCGGCGGTGTGCAGGCCTCGGGTTACGGCAACAAGATGAACGAACGACGACCCCACCGCACGTGGGCCGAGCAGACCTTGTTGCGCGCGTCGGTGTTCGGTGTCACCCGTAAGGGGATCACCTTCGTCGACCTGCTGACGGCGCTGGTGGACCGATGACCGACATCCTCGATATCCCCTGGGCTACCGCAGAACTCGGTTTCGCTCTCGAACATGTGGAGTCGTCGTGCGGCTACACGGTTCCCGAGCTCGTCCGGCCGGGGCTGCGACGCAATCCACGACGCGCGCACCTGCTCGTCTCCACGGTTCTCGGCAAGCACATCCCCACCGAACCGGCCGCGGTGCGCGGGGCCGGTCACCGGCTCGGCCGGCTCGTCGCCGATCTCCTCGGCGATGCCGCACCCGATGCCGTCGTCATGGGGTTCGCCGAGACCGCAACGGGTCTCGGTCACTGCGTGGCCGACGCCCTCGACGCCGCGTGCTACCTGCACTCGACGCGACGTCAGGTTCCCGGAGCGGAGGTGCTCACCGGATTCGAGGAGGGGCACTCGCACGCAACCTTCCATCTGCTCCAGCCGACCTCCGGCGCATTGTTCGCCAACGCTGCACCGCTCGTCCTCGTCGACGACGAGATCTCCACGGGAGCAACGGCCCTCGACGCCATCCGCGCGCTGCACCGCGATCACCCCCGGGATCGTTACGTGCTCGCCTCCCTCGTCGACATGCGGTCCGAACAGGATCGCCTCCGGACGGCGGAGGTCGCGGCGGAACTCGGCACGAGCATCGAGCACGTGAGCCTGGCCGCCGGACGATCCGTCGTCCCCGACGATCTCGTCGCGCGGGTCGCGGCATTGCCCGACCCTCACCTCAATCCAGTGGGTGACCGACGCGGCGACGTCCGATTCCTCCACGCGGCGTGGCCGTCCCATGTGCCCGACGGTGGACGACACGGGATGCTGCGCACCGACGCGGCAGCCTTCGACGCGGCGCTGTCGACGCTCACCGACACGATCGCGGACGTGCGCGACGCCCGGCGGCCCGCCGTCGTCGTCGGACACGAGGAACTGATGTACCTGCCGCTGCGGCTCGCCGAGGCGCTCGTCGAACGTGGTACCCCCGCACGGTTCCAGACCACGACCCGCTCCCCCGTCCACGTGATGGACGTCGACGGATATCCGTTGCGCCGCGGATTCCGTTTCACCGCACCAGAACACATCGACAGCGAATTCGAGAACGAGGTGCCGCGTTTCCTCTACAACGCGCAGTGGCCCACAGCCACCGAGCTCCGCGCCGAGCTGATCCTCGTCGTCGATTCGCCCGCCGACACCGACCGCCTGCGCGCACCGGGAGGTGTTCTCGACGTGCTCACCGCTGCCGGCGAGGACGTCCTCGTCGTGATCGTGCCCGCCACCGATCCGACGGTGCTGCGCACCCACAGGGAGACCGTATGACCGTGCCACTGACCGGACCCGAGTTCGGCTCCTACGCGCCCGACGAGGTGACGTGGCTGCTCAAGGACCTCTCCCACGCCGACCTCGAAGGCGACATCGCCGAACGGGAGGCACGTGTCCAGGCGGGTCTCGCGCACTACGCGGAGTCCCTGCCGATCGAGTACCAGCCCGACGCCGCCTACCGTGAGCTCTTCGACAAGGCGCTGGCCGGCACCGCGGGCCGGTTGGCGCACGCGGTGGGTACGGTCACCGAACTGCTCCTCGCCGAACGCGGAACCGACCTGACCCTCGTGTCGCTCGCGCGGGCGGGCACCCCGATCGGCATCCTGATCCGCCGGTGGGCGCTGCACCACCACGGCCTGACGCTGCCGCATTACGCCGTGTCGATCGTCCGCGGTCGCGGAATCGACTCCGCCGCACTCGATCACATCACCGCGCGGCACGATCCCGCTTCGGTCGTCTTCGTCGACGGCTGGACGGGCAAGGGCGCGATCGCGCGCGAACTGTCCGCTGCGCTCGCCGAATACACCGCGCGGGGCGGTCCCGTCCTGTCCGACGATCTCGCGGTCCTCGCCGACCCCGGCCACTGCGTCCGCACCTACGGCACGCGCGACGACTTCCTCATCGCCTCGGCCTGTCTGAACTCCACCGTCTCCGGACTGGTCTCGCGGACGGTCCTCAACGACAGCCTGATCGGTCCCGGAGAGTTCCACGGCGCCAAGTTCTACGCCGAGCTGGCCGCGGACGACGTATCGAACCATCTGCTGGACACCGTCACCGCGGAGTTCGACACGTGCGGCGACGTCGCGGCGGCCGCGCAGGCGGTGCTCGGGTCCGACCGCACCCCCACCTGGGCCGGCTGGGAGTCCGTCGAACGCGTGCGGGCGCAGTACGGCATCTCGAGCGTCAACTTCGTCAAACCCGGTGTCGGAGAGACCACCCGCGTGCTGTTACGCCGCGTTCCCTGGAAGGTGCTCGTGCGCGACATCACCGCCGACGAGCACGCCCACATCCGCATGCTCGCGGCCGCCCGCGACGTTCCCGTCGAGGAGGTCCCCGATCTGGCCTACTCCTGCATGGGACTGATCAAGGACCTCCCGTGAATATTCCGTCCGCGACCGGCACCGTCCCCGCACTGGTCGCCACCGATCTCGACCGCACCCTCATCTATTCGCGCGCCGCAATGACCGGCGACCAGTTCGACACGCAGGACCTGCTGTGCGTCGAGTACTACGAGGGCGCACCGCTGTCGTACGTCACCGACACTGCGGCACAACGACTTCGCACCCTCGCCGACAAGGTGGCGATGGTGCCGACCACCACGCGTACACCCGAACAGTTCCGCCGCATCGAACTGCCCGGCGGTCCGTGGCACTACGCGATCACGAGCAACGGAGGGTCGATCATCGAGAACGGCCGGATCGATCCGGAGTGGCGCCGCAACGTCGACCGCGCGGTACGCGAGGGCGGGGCAAGCCTCGACGAGGTGACGACCGAACTGCGCCGTCGCATCTCCGAGGACTGGGTGTCGAAGTTCCGTATCGCCGACGAACT
This window contains:
- a CDS encoding DUF475 domain-containing protein, with amino-acid sequence MVLRIFGPSMAVTVISLVVAFLYGGPQALFLCVILGILEVSLSFDNAVINATVLRRMSEFWQKIFLTVGILIAVFGMRLVFPLAIVWIASGLGPIAALDLALNPPPDGAAYFPNGDPSYETLITDAHPQIAAFGGMFLLMLFLHFILEEREIKWLDWLERPLAKAGKLEQLEVVVATALLLITATVIAPEDKVSTVMIAGALGMITYIAVNGLGEMFHVPEEGEEPEGGPSGLAKATGKAGFFLFLYLEVLDASFSFDGVIGAFAITSDPIIIALGLGFIGAMFVRSITIFLVRKGTLSDYVYLEHGAHWAIGALALILLYSIGTHVPEVITGLVGVALIGAALGSSIYRNRKIAAREGEDAVKTSIP
- a CDS encoding TerD family protein, encoding MGVSLTKGGNVSLTKEAPNLTAVSVGLGWDVRTTTGTDFDLDASAIATGADKKVVSDQHFVFFNNLKSPDGAIEHAGDNRTGEGEGDDEVINVDLAAVPANIESIFFPVSIYDADSRSQSFGQVRNAYIRVVDRANGNELARYDLSEDASTETAMVFGELYRNGAEWKFRAIGQGYASGLAGIARDYGVNV
- a CDS encoding HpcH/HpaI aldolase/citrate lyase family protein, which produces MQHFRHLDGATLDELFLHRPQPFGHSDDRDRLATALGATLYVPATRGDLVATITKRAAEGVTSMVLDLEDAVADDEVEHGLQNAVATLDALADSGPSTMMVFVRVRTADGVGRIASMLGAGKAVLTGFVVPKFTARTGPAFLEAVAAASELLDRHLYAMPVIESAEVVHRETRDGELRAISGILAEHRDRVLAVRIGATDMCATFGIRRDRDLTIYDVRVVVDVIADVVNHLGRTDGTGFVITGPVWEYFADHERMFRPMLRSTPFEEQDAVLFRQQLVSRDLDGLLREIALDRANGIQGKTVIHPSHVAAVHALSAVTHEEFHDATDILDRDTGGVQASGYGNKMNERRPHRTWAEQTLLRASVFGVTRKGITFVDLLTALVDR
- a CDS encoding phosphoribosyltransferase family protein, with translation MTDILDIPWATAELGFALEHVESSCGYTVPELVRPGLRRNPRRAHLLVSTVLGKHIPTEPAAVRGAGHRLGRLVADLLGDAAPDAVVMGFAETATGLGHCVADALDAACYLHSTRRQVPGAEVLTGFEEGHSHATFHLLQPTSGALFANAAPLVLVDDEISTGATALDAIRALHRDHPRDRYVLASLVDMRSEQDRLRTAEVAAELGTSIEHVSLAAGRSVVPDDLVARVAALPDPHLNPVGDRRGDVRFLHAAWPSHVPDGGRHGMLRTDAAAFDAALSTLTDTIADVRDARRPAVVVGHEELMYLPLRLAEALVERGTPARFQTTTRSPVHVMDVDGYPLRRGFRFTAPEHIDSEFENEVPRFLYNAQWPTATELRAELILVVDSPADTDRLRAPGGVLDVLTAAGEDVLVVIVPATDPTVLRTHRETV
- a CDS encoding cysteine protease StiP family protein; translated protein: MTVPLTGPEFGSYAPDEVTWLLKDLSHADLEGDIAEREARVQAGLAHYAESLPIEYQPDAAYRELFDKALAGTAGRLAHAVGTVTELLLAERGTDLTLVSLARAGTPIGILIRRWALHHHGLTLPHYAVSIVRGRGIDSAALDHITARHDPASVVFVDGWTGKGAIARELSAALAEYTARGGPVLSDDLAVLADPGHCVRTYGTRDDFLIASACLNSTVSGLVSRTVLNDSLIGPGEFHGAKFYAELAADDVSNHLLDTVTAEFDTCGDVAAAAQAVLGSDRTPTWAGWESVERVRAQYGISSVNFVKPGVGETTRVLLRRVPWKVLVRDITADEHAHIRMLAAARDVPVEEVPDLAYSCMGLIKDLP